Within the Gloeobacter kilaueensis JS1 genome, the region GCGCAGGTTGTGGCCCAGATCGTCGATCGCGCCTTTGATGAGCCACGGGATCACCACCCCGAGGCCGTTGGTGACAAAGAGCGAGAAGATACCAAGAAAAAGTCGGCCCCGGTGCGGGCGCAGATAACTGTAGAGGTGGGCAAAGGAAGCTCTGGCCATATGTCAAGCTTATCTTGGGGAGCCTGTTGCTGTTAAACCTGTTGCCTTCAGCCTGTGGCCATCACGCGCTCGATCGCCCAAATTAACGACCGCATCCGCGCCGGTACGGTGCGGGTGATGACGGCGGCTGAAATCAAAGCAGCGCTCAAAAGCGCCGACGTCGAGGCGGTGGCCGCCGAAGTCGATGTGATCACTGCCGGCACCTTCGAGCCGATGGAATCTTCCGGGGCCATCCTCAACCTGGGCCACACCGATCCGCCGATTCGCCTGGCGCGGGCCACCTTGAACGGCGTCGAAGCCTACTGCGGCTTTGGAGCAGTCGATCTGTACCTGGGGGCGGCCCAGCCGGGAGAAAGCCTCGACTACGGCGGCGGCCACGTCATCGCCGATCTGGTGGCAGAACGGACAGTGCGGCTGCGGGCGACGGGCTGGCCCGCCGACTGCTACCCGCGCCGCGACTTCGAGAGCCTGATCCGCCTGGATACGATCAACCAGGCGTATCTTTTTAATCCGCGCAACGTCTATCAGAATTTTATCGTCGGCGTCAACGGCGGCGATCGGCCCCTGCACACCTACCTGGGCACCCTCCAGCCCAGGCTCGGCAACGCCGTCTACGCCTGCCCCGGTGCCCTCAGCCCGCTGCTCAACGATCCGCTCTTGCGCTCGGTGGGCATCGGCACCCGCATCTTCTTGGGAGGCGGCACCGGCTACATCGCCTGGGAAGGAACCCAGCACTTTCCGCTGCAAAAGCGTTTGCCCAACGGTACGCCGGTCGGTCCTGCCGCCACCCTCGCCCTCATCGGCGATCTCAAGCAGATGGATCCGGCCTGGGTGCGCGGTTGCCGCTTTTACCAGTACGGCCCTTCGCTGATGCTGGGTGTCGGTATTCCCCTGCCGGTCTTTGATGTGGCCGTCGTCGCCGCTGCCGGTATCGACGACAGCGAGATCGTCGCCCCGGTCATCGACTTTGCCATTCCCCGCCGCGTGCGGCCCACCTTTGGTCTGGTCAGCTACGCCCAACTTAAAAGTGGCCAGATCACGATCGCCGGTCAAAAAGTGCGCACCGCACCCCTCGCGAGCCTGGCGCTCTCGCAGCAGGTGGCCCAGACTCTCAAGCAGTGGATTGCGGCGGGCCGCTTTTTACTGACAGAACCGGTGGCCGCCCTGCCGGAGGAACGGCCTCTGCTGGCGCAGGAGCAGCAACTGCTGCGCTGAACTTTGCGCTTAAGCCGATTGTCTGGACCCAGATGAAACGATTAACCTGGATGGTCAGATGCACGAGTTTTTGCACCCGTATATGCTGTATACTGCCGCCCCCAGAGGCAGGATGGTATCTTCATGAAGAGCGTCTTCCCCCCCGTCCAGGCTCCCATCTGTCCCAGCGCTTCTGAAAAAAAGAGAACGATATGCTTTTGAGGGAGACTACGGAGGTGTTCAACCTCCTCAGCATCGGTCAGCGCGGTGTTGGTAAGACTGTTTTTCTGGCTGGTAGCTACACCGAACTGCGTACGAGCGGTATAACCGATTCCAGATTGCCGCTCTGGTTCGATTGCAAGGACAGCCAGTCGCAGCAAAATATCGAAAAGATCCTGGGTTATATCGAGCGCACGGGTGCCTACCCGCCCGGCACGATGAAGATCACAGACTTTGACTTTCGCTTAAAGCGCCGGGGGCTGATGCGCCCGGTGACCCTGTGCGATTTTCGGCTGCAGGATCTGCCCGGCGAGAGCTGCCACATCGCCAATCCCGCTTTTCGGCAGATCGTGCTTGGCTCGCACGGCTGCTGCGTGTGCATCGACGGTTACGCTCTCATCCACAGCGACACCTACCTCGACGAGTTGCGCGACGTGCTCGTCCAGGTGCTGTCGATCGCTTCACTGGTCCACCTCAACGGCCTCAAGTACGCCTTTGCCCTGTTGCTCACCAAGAGCGACCTGCTCGGTGAGATACCCGACAGCGAAGCGCAGATCCGCCAGAAGTTGCAGCCGCTCACCAACCGCCTCGATGCGATCGGCAGCAACTATCAGATCTTCCGCACGGGCGTCCCCCTCGTCCACGAGGGCGAAGGGGTACGACTGGCACCGTCGGGGGCCGCCGCACCGCTTTTGTGGCTTGTGCTGGAATTGAACAGAGCCCACAATCCGGGCGTGCTCGGCTCTCTTTTTCGGCTGGTGCGCAGGCTATTGCCCCGGCGTCTGCAGGGACGCTCCGAAAGCCCGCTGCAGAATCTGTTTGGCTCAACTGCCGCCTCACAGGATAGCTAAATTTCGCCATGGCTTCGCTGCTTGGTCAGCTCGTCTACACCAGCTTTGCTGCGGTCGGTTTTCAGACGCTGGTGAGTCCCAACGTTCCCCAACACGCAAAGCAGGCGTTTGGCGAGCAGATCGTCCCCAGGTACTGGGATCCGTATGTGCCCCGGCCCCTGGGCGAGTGCAGCGTCTATATTCTCCAGTTGGCCCCGGAGGAGTGTCTGTTTGGCTGGCTCTACAGCGACGGCGAGGACGATTTGGGCCGGGGCAGCGTCCCCTACTTTTGCTGCTACTACCACCGGGGTGCCTTCGATGCCGGGCGGCTGGATACGGTGCTCGCCTGCCTGCACCGGGGACCGGTGCAACTGCCCGATCGCCATCGGCCTCCGCCGGTGCTCGCCGCCCTGCCGGCCCCCGATCTGTGGAGCTATGCGCCGGTGCGGCCAGGAACAACGGTGAGCGCCCAGCAGCGCGAGGGGCTCCAGCAAGCGCTGCAACAGCGCCAGGCGCTGCACCTGTTTGCCGGGCCAAACTCCAGCCCGGCAACAGTCTCACTGGACATGGGAGTTTGCGGGCGGCTGGCAACTGCCCTGGCCGATCACCTGGGACCGCTGGCGGCGGTGATCGTCCGGCAGACGGTGACCCGCGCCGCTCAGCTCAGCGATCCCCAGCAGCGCCTCCAGCAGGTCTACCGCGATCTGGCCGCCGAAGTCGCGGACTCGAGCGCCGCTGCTGCCTTTCAAGCGGAGATCAGGCGGGTTCTCAGCCTGGAGGTGTAGGTGTTGCCTGGCCTGGGGGACTTGAGGCTGTGGTAGAGCCGCCGGCTCGTCAGCACCAGCACCACCAGCCAGATGCCGTAGTGCAGCCAGGGCAGATGGCGGGTGACCGGCACCCCGGCAAAGACAAAGAAGGTATTGATCGAAAGGCAGTTGGCGACGGCGATGAGGCGGGGACGGAGGGCGGTGGCGCGTTCGCTCTGCCCGGTACTGGCAACGCGCTCGATAGCGGCAAATAGAGCGTAGCTTGCGAGCATAAATGCCACCAGCACCAGGGCAGCGGCGGCGAACAGCGGCAGCTGGGGTAAAAAGAACAATCCTGGCCCGCCCAACCTTGCCAGGACGTCCGGTTCGCGGGTCCAGGCGGCAGAAAAGTAGTACTCCCAGTTGCCCCGGTGCAGGTAGTACCAGGCGTAAAAGCCCGCCACCAGCCCCGGATAGCTGTAGTAAAAGCGAATAGCCGCCGGTTGCTGACTGGTTTTAGCCAGCCCTCTTGTCGCATCGATATCGGTGCAGGGCAGCACACAACCGCTGCAGCGGTTGCACATCGAGTTGTCGGGGTTTTTGGCCGGCGGCCTGCGGACTGCCGGTTCTGCCTGCGGAGCCGCAAAGACTGTCTCGACCGGGGCGAGCGGGCAAAAGTAGTGGCACCACGTCCTGCCGCCGTAGCGGGCATTGACGGCAAAGGCGGCCACAAAGAAACCGACGATCGCCGTTGCCAACAGATAGGTGTTGGCGTTGACGAACACAATGCGCACCAGCAGGCCCGCCGCCAGCAGCGCCAGTTGCAGATCCAGCCGGTGGCGCTCCAGCCAGCTTTCCCGTAGCGAGCGGGTGCTTTTTAGCCCGAGCCGCCCCGGCAGGCCAGAGAACCAGGCGAGCGGACAGAGTTTGCGCCACGGATAATAGCCCCCTACAAAAATAAACAGCACGATCGAGAACACCCCCATCCAGGTTGCCAGAGGAGCAAGGGGCATCCAGCGATTCGTAAGCTCAGGATGGACAAGGGAAAAGTAGCGGCCATAGGGGCCAGCCAGTGGTTCAAGGCTTAAAAGCATCAGGCCGCACAGCGCCAGTACAAAGACCCATAGCTGGGCGATCCGCAGGTGCGGACGAAAACGGTCGAGGATCCAGTTCATCGCTACATCTCCAGCAGTAGTAGCTGCGATTCCTCCAGGAGCAAAAAGGAATCTGCTGCACCTGAGTATGATTGCAAAAGTTTAAGTGCTGAAGATGTGCCTACGGATACCCTGCCAATAGCGGGGATTGCGGCGCACATTCCTGGCAATGGGGATTGCCAGTTTCGGCACTGACAGTAGAAAATGAACTCGCCTTCTTCCCGTATCTATGTTGAGAGTGTCCAGTTGCTTCTATACAGATAATCTGTAGAGTCTTTTCAGCGTCAAAGTCTTGAGAGTAAGGGGGAAAAGTGCTCTCAGCTTTCAAAAGCTGTATCCAGCTCGCTGTTGCCTCCGGTTGCCGGCTCAATCTGGTCCTGGCTCTGGTCGTCGGCATCGGGTGGCTGGTGGGCGGGGCGGTAGAGGCGGCCCCGGCGGCGCGGGCGGCGCGCACGCCCGATATTGCCCTTGTTGCTTCGGTGGCGGCGGTCGAAGACGTCCCGGTGGGGCAGTTTCGCTACGGCGGCTCCACCGCCTTCGCCCCACTGCGCAGCGGTGGCCTGATGCAGGCGATCGAGCGGTCCCATCCTGGCTTTGCGCTGCGCTACAGCGAGCCCCCCGGCGGCCATGAACCCGGCTCCGCTGCGGGGATCGCGATGCTGCTTGCCGGTCAGATCAGTCTCGCTCAGGCTTCCCGGCCCCTCGCCCCCGAGGAGCGCGCCCGTGCCGAGACCGCTGGTTTTGCCCTGAGGCAGGTGCCGGTGGCGATCGACGCGATCGCTTTTTTTGTCCACCCGGACCTGCCCATCGCCGGTCTGTCGCTCGATCAGTTGCAGGCAATCTTCGCCGGTCGCCTGCGCAACTGGTCCCAGGTGGGCGGGCCGAACCTGGCGATTGTGCCCGTCAGCCAGGCTCCCCGCGCCGCCGATCTAGTAGAACGGTTGCTGCTAAAAGGCGATAGCCGTCTGGGCCGCAGCGTCCGCCTCACCCGCGACATCACCGAACTTATCCGTCAGGTTGCCACCCAAAAAGGTGCCATCGGCTTTGCCAGTGCCGCCGAAGTGCTCCCCCAGCGCTCCGTGCGGCTGATTGCTCTGGGGCGCTCCCACTCGCAGCAGTACGTGCTGCCTTTTGATGCCGCAGCACCGGGTCGGCTTAACCGCGAGGCCGTGCGCAGCGGTACCTATCCCCTCACCCGGTTGCTGTCCGTCGTCATCCGCAAGGACGGCAGCCTCGCGGAGAAGGCGGGCATCGCCTACGCCAATCTGCTGCTGTCGAGCGAGGGACAGCGATGGATCGAAAAAACCGGTTTTGTCGGGGTTCGCTAACGACGTATTTGCAGGTAAGACGATGGCCAGAACGCACAGGCTGGGAAATATCTTCAACCGTATTTTGCTGCTCATCTTTGGTGGGGCGATCGTCGCCTGCGCTGCGATCTTCTCGCTGGTGCTGCAGCGCAACGCGGAGGCAGAACTCGCCTCGAAGGCGCTGTTGTTTCTTGACAGCATGAACGCGGTGCGCAACTACACCAGCAACCAGGTCAAGCCCCTGCTGGAGCCGCAACTGGGCGAGCAGTTTTTGCCCCAGGCGATCGCTGCCTACTCTGCCCGCTCGGTCTTCGAGAGTCTGCACGCCAAAAAAGAGTACGCTGACCTCACCTACAAGCAGGCGACCCTCAACCCCTTCAACCCGGCCAACCAGGCCGACGGCTTTGAGGCGGATCTGCTTGAGCGCTTTCGCACCGAGCCCGCGAACAAGCAGCTGAGCGGTTTTCATACCCGCGAGGGCGCAGAAGTTTTTTATGTCGCCCGGCCCCTGGTAGTGACCCAGCCGTCCTGCCTTGCCTGCCACGGCGACCCGCAAAAGGCACCGGCGAGTCTGATCGACCGCTACGGCAGCGAGCACGGCTTTGGCTGGAAGCTGGGCCAGACAGTCGGGGTGCATATCGTCTCGGTTCCAGCTGGGGTACCGATCGCCACGGCCCGCCAGTCCTTTTTCTGGTTCATCGGGATCGCGGCGGTCGTGCTGGCGGCGGTGATAGTGGCGATCAACCTGCTGCTGAAGCGCACGGTCCTCCGGCCCCTGAGCCAGATGACGGCGGCAGCCGAGCAGATCAGCAAGGGCAGGCTCGACTTTGAAATGGAGAGCACCGCCAGCTTCGAGATGAAGGCGCTGGCGGCGGCCTTCGAGCGGATGAAGCGCAGCGTCGTGCGCAGTATGCGCCTTTTGCAGTCGGTCCACTACGACCGGGGCCGGGCGCTGCTGGCGGCGGGCGACCTCGACGGAGCAATTCAGGAGCTGTACAACGTATTGAACGTCGATCCTGACTGCGTTGCGGCGCGGGTGGACCTGGCTCGTGCCCTGGTCCGCCAGGGCCGTTCACAAGAGGCGATCGCGCAGTACAACGAGGCGCTGCGGCTGGCCCCCGAAGATCCCCACATTCATCTGGAGTTGGGAGCCTTGCTGCTGGAGCAGGGCGAGCAGGCGGTCGGCCTCAATTCGCGCTCTTAGCGGCAATCGCTTCGACTTCGACTTTGACCCCCCGAGGGAGGGCAGCCACCGCGACGCAGGAGCGGGCCGGCAGGTGTTCTGTGAAGAAGCTCTGATAGACGCGGTTGAGCCCGGCAAAATCGTCCATGTCGGTGAGAAACACCGTCACCTTGAGCACGCGATCAAAGTCGGTCCCCGCCGCGTTTAACACAGCCTGCAGGTTGGTGAACGCCTGGGCCGCCTGCTCCTCGATGCCGCCGGCGACGATTTCGCCGG harbors:
- a CDS encoding PstS family phosphate ABC transporter substrate-binding protein, with the protein product MLSAFKSCIQLAVASGCRLNLVLALVVGIGWLVGGAVEAAPAARAARTPDIALVASVAAVEDVPVGQFRYGGSTAFAPLRSGGLMQAIERSHPGFALRYSEPPGGHEPGSAAGIAMLLAGQISLAQASRPLAPEERARAETAGFALRQVPVAIDAIAFFVHPDLPIAGLSLDQLQAIFAGRLRNWSQVGGPNLAIVPVSQAPRAADLVERLLLKGDSRLGRSVRLTRDITELIRQVATQKGAIGFASAAEVLPQRSVRLIALGRSHSQQYVLPFDAAAPGRLNREAVRSGTYPLTRLLSVVIRKDGSLAEKAGIAYANLLLSSEGQRWIEKTGFVGVR
- a CDS encoding homocysteine biosynthesis protein: MTAAEIKAALKSADVEAVAAEVDVITAGTFEPMESSGAILNLGHTDPPIRLARATLNGVEAYCGFGAVDLYLGAAQPGESLDYGGGHVIADLVAERTVRLRATGWPADCYPRRDFESLIRLDTINQAYLFNPRNVYQNFIVGVNGGDRPLHTYLGTLQPRLGNAVYACPGALSPLLNDPLLRSVGIGTRIFLGGGTGYIAWEGTQHFPLQKRLPNGTPVGPAATLALIGDLKQMDPAWVRGCRFYQYGPSLMLGVGIPLPVFDVAVVAAAGIDDSEIVAPVIDFAIPRRVRPTFGLVSYAQLKSGQITIAGQKVRTAPLASLALSQQVAQTLKQWIAAGRFLLTEPVAALPEERPLLAQEQQLLR
- a CDS encoding RidA family protein; protein product: MQTIRGEGNQGPYSQSVLFGDLVFTAGQIPVIPTTGEIVAGGIEEQAAQAFTNLQAVLNAAGTDFDRVLKVTVFLTDMDDFAGLNRVYQSFFTEHLPARSCVAVAALPRGVKVEVEAIAAKSAN
- a CDS encoding c-type heme family protein; translated protein: MARTHRLGNIFNRILLLIFGGAIVACAAIFSLVLQRNAEAELASKALLFLDSMNAVRNYTSNQVKPLLEPQLGEQFLPQAIAAYSARSVFESLHAKKEYADLTYKQATLNPFNPANQADGFEADLLERFRTEPANKQLSGFHTREGAEVFYVARPLVVTQPSCLACHGDPQKAPASLIDRYGSEHGFGWKLGQTVGVHIVSVPAGVPIATARQSFFWFIGIAAVVLAAVIVAINLLLKRTVLRPLSQMTAAAEQISKGRLDFEMESTASFEMKALAAAFERMKRSVVRSMRLLQSVHYDRGRALLAAGDLDGAIQELYNVLNVDPDCVAARVDLARALVRQGRSQEAIAQYNEALRLAPEDPHIHLELGALLLEQGEQAVGLNSRS